One genomic segment of Panicum virgatum strain AP13 chromosome 2N, P.virgatum_v5, whole genome shotgun sequence includes these proteins:
- the LOC120662441 gene encoding putative cyclin-dependent kinase F-2, whose product MAARRKRTAPDGTDAAAAAGGESKRARITLGSIYDYEKLEVLGEGSFGLVVKARHRATGEAVAVKASDLRAVLREAGCLAACRGHPSVVGIRDVVEDAATGDVFLVMEFVGASLRCLQRAAARPRLPEAGARAVMRQLLRGAGIIHRDIKPDNILVGAGGAVKICDLGLATPARPEGAAYPERRVGTLLYRSPEQLAGRRDYGPGVDIWALGCVMAELLTGQFMFDEDTEEKMMGKVMDLRHALAERGLQAFDEWPAFQGLPELSPGAREVLAGLLAVQPSDRLTATAALQHPWFAAEEEEERPAATCRSAGRAARSSRASVVTVVV is encoded by the exons ATGGCGGCGAGGCGCAAGCGCACGGCGCCCGACGGcacggacgccgccgcggcagccggcggcgagagCAAGCGGGCGCGGATCACGCTCGGGAGCATCTACGACTACGAGAAGCTGGAGGTGCTCGGGGAGGGCAGCTTCGGCTTGGTGGTCAAggcgcgccaccgcgccacgGGCGAGGCGGTGGCCGTCAa ggcctcCGATCTCCGCGCGGTCCTCCGCGAGGCCGGCTGCCTGGCCGCGTGCCGCGGCCACCCCTCGGTCGTGGGCATCCGCGACGTCGTCGAGGACGCCGCCACCGGGGACGTCTTCCTCGTCATGGAGTTCGTCGGCGCCAGCCTGCGGTGcctgcagcgggcggcggcgcggccgcggctccCGGAGGCCGGGGCCCGCGCGGTGATGCGGCAGCTCCTGCGCGGCGCCGGGATCATCCACCGGGACATCAAGCCGGACAACATCCtcgtgggcgccggcggcgcggtcaAGATCTGCGACCTGGGGCTCGCCACGCCGGCGAGGCCCGAGGGGGCGGCGTACCCCGAGCGCCGCGTGGGCACGCTGCTCTACCGCTCGCCGGAGCAGCTGGCGGGCCGCCGGGACTACGGCCCGGGCGTCGACATCTGGGCGCTCGGGTGCGTCATGGCCGAGCTCCTCACCGGCCAGTTCATGTTCGACGAGGACACGGAGGAGAAGATGATGGGCAAGGTGATGGACCTGCGGCACGCACTCGCCGAGAGGGGGTTGCAGGCGTTCGACGAGTGGCCGGCGTTCCAGGGCCTGCCGGAGCTGTCACCAGGAGCGCGAGAGGTCCTCGCCGGTCTGCTTGCCGTCCAGCCCAGCGACAGGCTCACCGCCACGGCCGCGCTCCAGCATCCGTGGTTTGccgcggaggaagaggaggagcgtCCTGCTGCCACCTGCCGCAGCGCGGGCAGAGCAGCTCGGAGTAGCAGGGCTAGCGTAGTGACCGTCGTGGTCTGA